One Rosa chinensis cultivar Old Blush chromosome 3, RchiOBHm-V2, whole genome shotgun sequence DNA window includes the following coding sequences:
- the LOC112192790 gene encoding uncharacterized protein LOC112192790, with amino-acid sequence MEVEKKRSKGFFNLFDWNGKSRKKLFSSNSESSGSQQGKENVENFSQTRLNRVELDEKGASSSNKGSSDWNCASSVTSDEGGGSRAPGVVARLMGLDSLPTSTVTDSSSTLSIDSHSLRVTHHDRVNPNLWGDFYATDYMNMPNKLDTVSRNPVESRAQRVQNRPIERFQTEVLPPKSAKSIPVTHHKLLSPIKTPGFIPTKNAAYIMEAAAKMIEASPRESSKSEMSSMRSSSIPLRIRDLKEKMEAVPKVSRPERPNAKYMKGRPGYRSYNGSDNVPVLKASVDSEKQNYNDIRNKGKAVPLAVQAKANLQRKEGSPPFSHRSFTNQKEQNEVKQNEFSKSRQSTQRPVHKRTSAVSNRSVLKQNNQKQNCVSDKDKMTSKNVVPNQPTRRMRSINGSSRPNRTVNKVLVNSETGSRKMGSMATATGKEFSTVKDVSGKIRSASQDFHLEETAAYNGLIGKDERSVKCNVAMEGYTNLCMDNRKQDMDVVSFTFTSPLKKSISELQSTGQVVSMNNRFCIDSFGNNDQQSDPEHFTLSLPGLNVIGGDALSVLLEQKLQELTCKVESSQHNLFGEGTSASSSSSLQDLVSSEASTTSRGKKFELGLLRDKVDDIADFDFPSPDVNQKWQGPEGMEECSSSSKNSGTGKDFDYHLNPLSFLEPSFESGSCTDNRSSANGCESERCSFAQAQDQINLFSTFEIQPCGASELSDSAFTWEVSGKNMTRIFGFHSPNQSNDWEREYVQYILSQVDLVIEDFALGDADCAISPNLFDNLHYQEEYPKLQQKLLFDSVNESLHNRCKQIVVGSRKAWDRWETLSQRKESLAEELYKEISVWKNMGDLMADDLVDKDMSTQRGRWLDFEIEAFEEAVEIEKGILGCLVDELVSDILLY; translated from the exons ATGGAGGTTGAGAAAAAACGTTCAAAAGGttttttcaatttatttgaTTGGAATGGCAAATCTCGGAAGAAGCTCTTCTCTAGCAATTCTGAATCATCAG GATCACAGCAAGGAAAAGAGAATGTGGAGAATTTCTCGCAGACACGGCTCAATAGG GTTGAGCTGGATGAGAAAGGAGCAAGTTCAAGTAATAAAGGAAGCAGCGATTGGAATTGTGCTTCGTCGGTGACTAGTGATGAAGGAGGTGGGAGTAGAGCCCCTGGGGTAGTTGCTAGATTAATGGGTCTTGATTCATTGCCAACTTCAACGGTTACTGATTCATCTTCTACCTTATCAATCGACTCCCACTCACTTAGAGTAACTCATCATGACAGGGTCAATCCTAATTTGTGGGGTGATTTTTATGCCACGGATTACATGAATATGCCCAACAAGCTGGATACAGTTTCAAGGAATCCTGTAGAATCTAGGGCACAGAGGGTGCAAAACCGGCCAATTGAGAGATTTCAAACAGAAGTCTTGCCTCCAAAATCAGCCAAGTCTATTCCAGTTACTCACCATAAGCTTTTGTCACCTATCAAGACTCCTGGCTTCATCCCAACAAAGAATGCGGCTTACATAATGGAAGCAGCTGCAAAGATGATTGAGGCAAGTCCTAGAGAATCTTCCAAGAGCGAAATGTCATCTATGAGGTCGTCTTCAATTCCATTGAGAATTCGGGATTTGAAAGAGAAGATGGAAGCTGTGCCTAAAGTATCAAGACCTGAACGACCCAATGCTAAATATATGAAAGGAAGGCCTGGTTACAGGAGCTATAATGGGTCAGATAATGTACCAGTACTCAAGGCTTCTGTGGATTCAGAAAAACAGAATTACAATGATATAAGGAATAAGGGAAAAGCAGTACCACTGGCAGTACAAGCAAAGGCCAATCTTCAGAGAAAGGAAGGGTCCCCTCCCTTCAGTCATAGAAGTTTCACAAACCAGAAGGAACAGAATGAGGTCAAACAAAATGAGTTCTCCAAGAGCCGGCAAAGCACACAGAGACCTGTGCATAAGAGAACTTCTGCTGTCAGCAACAGAAGTGTGCTCAAGCAGAACAACCAGAAGCAGAATTGTGTATCTGACAAAGATAAAATGACTTCAAAGAATGTGGTTCCTAATCAACCTACTAGAAGAATGCGGTCAATTAATGGCTCTAGTCGGCCAAATAGGACTGTAAATAAGGTTCTTGTAAACTCTGAAACTGGATCAAGAAAGATGGGCTCAATGGCAACTGCTACCGGAAAGGAATTCTCCACAGTTAAAGATGTCTCTGGGAAGATACGGTCTGCTAGTCAGGACTTTCATTTAGAAGAAACTGCTGCTTATAATGGATTGATCGGTAAGGATGAAAGGTCTGTAAAATGTAATGTTGCAATGGAGGGGTACACCAATTTGTGCATGGATAATAGAAAACAAGACATGGATGTTGTTTCATTTACATTCACTTCTCCCCTGAAAAAATCCATTTCTGAATTGCAGTCCACTGGCCAAGTTGTGAGTATGAATAACAGATTTTGTATCGATTCTTTTGGTAATAATGATCAGCAAAGCGACCCAGAGCATTTTACACTTTCTTTACCTGGGTTGAATGTGATTGGTGGTGATGCTTTGAGTGTTCTTTTGGAACAAAAGCTTCAAGAATTGACATGCAAAGTTGAGTCATCTCAGCATAACCTGTTTGGTGAAGGGACTTCTGCTAGTTCTTCGTCTAGCTTGCAAGATTTGGTTTCCAGTGAGGCAAGCACCACATCAAGAGGCAAGAAGTTCGAACTTGGTTTGCTCAGAGATAAAGTTGATGACATAGCAGACTTTGATTTTCCGTCACCTGATGTAAACCAAAAGTGGCag GGACCAGAAGGGATGGAAGAGTGTAGCAGTAGCAGCAAAAACAGTGGAACTGGAAAGGATTTTGATTATCATCTTAACCCACTTTCATTTTTGGAACCCTCATTTGAGAGTGGAAGCTGCACAGATAACAGAAGCAGTGCCAATG GATGTGAGAGTGAGAGGTGTTCATTTGCTCAAGCTCAAGATCAAATCAATTTATTCTCCACATTTGAAATCCAACCATGTGGTGCTTCCGAGTTATCTGACTCGGCCTTCACTTGGGAAGTGAGTGGAAAAAATATGACTAGAATATTTGGTTTTCATTCTCCCAATCAATCAAACGATTGGGAACGAGAATATGTGCAGTATATACTTAGCCAGGTGGACTTAGTGATTGAAGATTTTGCATTGGGTGATGCCGACTGTGCTATTTCCCCAAATCTCTTTGATAATTTACACTATCAAGAAGAGTATCCGAAGCTCCAGCAGAAGCTCTTGTTTGACAGTGTAAACGAAAGCCTGCACAACAGATGCAAGCAAATTGTTGTTGGAAGCCGGAAAGCATGGGATAGATGGGAGACATTGTCGCAGAGGAAGGAATCGTTGGCTGAGGAACTGTATAAAGAAATTTCGGTTTGGAAAAATATGGGGGACTTGATGGCCGATGACCTTGTGGACAAGGACATGAGCACTCAGCGTGGGAGATGGCTCGACTTTGAGATTGAAGCATTTGAGGAAGCTGTAGAGATTGAGAAGGGAATACTAGGTTGTTTAGTAGATGAGTTAGTATCTGATATTCTGCTGTATTAG